The nucleotide window TACCCTGCGCGAAGGCGGCGAGCTGAAAGGCCAGACCCAGGCCGCCCAGATTTTCTTCTACGTAGTGGAAGGCCAACTCCAGGCCACCATCGACGGGCAGGAAAAAACCCTGGCAGCGGGCCAGTATGTGTACGTGCCCATCGAGAAGACCTACCTGTTCCAAAACCCCACCGAAGGCACCCAGGTGCTGACGTTTCACAAGGTGTACGAACCCCTGGAAGGCTACACCGTGCCCGACGTGCTGTTTGGGGAGCGGGATATTGCTAAGGCGCCCATCTACATGAACAATGACGCGCTGCGCATTCAGGAGCTGCTACCCAATGAGCTGAGCTTCGACATGGCCGTCAACATCTTTACCTACGACATGGGCGGACACCTGCCCATGGTCGAAACCCACATCATGGAGCACGGCCTGATGTACCTCGAAGGCCAGGCCATTTATGTGCTCGACCAGCAGTGGTACCCGGTCAAGAAAGGCGACTCTATCTGGATGGCACCCTACTGCCAGCAGTGGGCTACTACCCTGGGCAAGGAGCCGTCGGTGTACATCTATTACAAGAACGTGAACCGCTTCCCGACGGTGCTGTAGGCATCCACTTCTCTACTGTTGTCATCCTGAGCCTGCGAAGGACCTTACGCCAGTTGAGCGACGCGTGCTAGCGTGATAAGGACCTTCGCAGGGCTCAGGATGACAACCGTTTTTCAGCGTTTTGTTTGCCCAAACACCCCATGACTCTTTCCGAACTCAATTCCCTCCCTGCTCCCTCCCGGGCCGAGGCCCTGGCCAAGTGCTGCGGCGCCACGGCCTGGGTAGCGCAGCTGAACGCCGCTTTACCTGTGCCCGACGCTGACACACTTTTTCAGCAGGCCAAAACCATCTGGTACGACCTCTCGGAAGCCGACTGGCGCGAGGCTTTCACCCACCACCCCAAAATCGGGGACGTCAACTCGCTCAAGGAAAAGTTTGCCAGCACCAGCCAGTGGGCCGCGGGTGAGCAAGGCGCCGTCAAGCAGGCTTCCCAGGACACACTGAAAGCCTTGGCCGCTGGCAACGACGCCTACGAGCAGAAGTTTGGCTACATCTTTATCGTGTGCGCCACGGGCAAGTCGGCCGACGAAATGCTGGCTTTGCTGCAGGCCCGGCTGCCCAATTCGCCCGCGGAAGAAATTCACGTAGCCATGGCTGAGCAGGATAAAATCACCCGGATTCGCCTCGAAAAACTCTTAGCCGCATGAGTCAGATTACGACCCACATTTTGGATACCACCCTGGGCCGCCCGGCGCAGGGCGTCACCATTGCCCTTTCCGGCTTGCTGGAAAATGACTCCTGGCAGGAGCTGGCCCGGGGCCGCACCAACCCGGACGGACGCATCCCCGACCTGCTGCCCAAAGATCAGCAGCTGCGGCTGGGCACCTACAAAATGAAGTTTTTCACCCAGGACTACTTCCAGCAGCAGGGCACCACGGTGTTCTACCCCTTCGTCGAAATCGTCTTCAACGT belongs to Hymenobacter cellulosilyticus and includes:
- the allE gene encoding (S)-ureidoglycine aminohydrolase, encoding MPGWTNCTVNVIINEQMGARLAQTLITLREGGELKGQTQAAQIFFYVVEGQLQATIDGQEKTLAAGQYVYVPIEKTYLFQNPTEGTQVLTFHKVYEPLEGYTVPDVLFGERDIAKAPIYMNNDALRIQELLPNELSFDMAVNIFTYDMGGHLPMVETHIMEHGLMYLEGQAIYVLDQQWYPVKKGDSIWMAPYCQQWATTLGKEPSVYIYYKNVNRFPTVL
- the uraD gene encoding 2-oxo-4-hydroxy-4-carboxy-5-ureidoimidazoline decarboxylase, with the translated sequence MTLSELNSLPAPSRAEALAKCCGATAWVAQLNAALPVPDADTLFQQAKTIWYDLSEADWREAFTHHPKIGDVNSLKEKFASTSQWAAGEQGAVKQASQDTLKALAAGNDAYEQKFGYIFIVCATGKSADEMLALLQARLPNSPAEEIHVAMAEQDKITRIRLEKLLAA
- the uraH gene encoding hydroxyisourate hydrolase, which encodes MSQITTHILDTTLGRPAQGVTIALSGLLENDSWQELARGRTNPDGRIPDLLPKDQQLRLGTYKMKFFTQDYFQQQGTTVFYPFVEIVFNVLAAEHYHIPLLLNPFGYSTYRGS